The Arabidopsis thaliana chromosome 5, partial sequence genomic interval TGCTATACGTTCCTTGCCCAATCtataacaatcaaaaacattacttcattaaattaaaccaaacataaactaatcaaaacaaaacaaaacactttcTAATTATACCAAACCTAGTAATGATTATTACTTTATTAATGATTAGTGTTTTTGTTACCTACCTTCTCGAGCTTTTCGTATGTGGTAGCTCTGCGAGGTGTTAAGTCTTTGATCGAATCGCCACAAGCAGCAATAAGCCAAGGTGGCCATCCTTCCGGCGTACGGAGACTCATCCCCGGACGGCGAGAAGAGCCGGCGGAGAAGTCGCCAGTGTGCCATGTTCTTCTCTCCGGCTGAATCTGAATCGAATctaaatctttcttcttcttctctccgaTTTCGACAGAAATGGCGGCGGTggtggttgaagaagaagaaggtaaatcCTCCGTATTACGGAGGTCTGCCGGAGGAGGTTCATCGGGATTATTGTGTTTCCGTTTGTCTCCGGTGGATTCTTTGCATAAAACGCATCCCATCGgctaaatgattttgaatcggtgaagctttctctctttagCTTAACATTATCGCCGAAAGAGctcaaaaattgatttttttctcttggaGAGAGTGAGAATCGGATTTTGTGTAAAACGACGGCGTTTTTGAGTGGAGTCGAGTCTTTTGCACGTAGGAGTGAAAAATGGCGGTTTTCCGTTACTAGTTTATTAAGTAACGAGTGGTTTCACCTTACATTTCTCTGTAACTTAAAAAAGCTAAAGgaattttggtatttattaGAAAGGCCTGAAGAAAAGTGgttaaaaaggttaaaaagcCCTTTTTGTCATCTGTAAAAAATGAACCCAAAAGTtgttatacttttttttctagttcaaattaattttgactTGGTAGTTTCTTTAtgcttttatattttcttttgtgttatgTAATAGTATATTTTAATCTCACTAGGCATTTGTCAACTAATTTGAAAATCATTATTGGtggaattaaaaataaaatctacaGTATGTTGTATTTTACCAATAAAACATGTAAAGCTTTGGTACATTCTGATGTATAAgtcaatttaaaataatcgaattagaaccaaaccaaaaatacTTGTAGCatatagaaattttttatcaataagCACAGATTGATGTTAAATTATCTCCAGTTTAAAAAGGTGAAATTCTACAGtctaatgatattttttatagaaccttttttttttacatttatccCTTTTATCTACTACTTATCCCTTCCAATAACACTACTCATTCCacttttaatttatcaatttgcaattaagaaaaataaaatcaaagagagTAGAACTCGCTCAATGTTTTACCAGTCAAACAGgaattagtaaataaaatatttagtcaACCTCTTTAATTACATTAAACAAatctcaccaaaaaaaaaagactttgaaCACCTGAAAATTTTACACCTAGGTGTACAGTGTACTAATTTAAAACAGGGCATCCAAATTTCTTTGgtacaaatattatattaaaaactcATTAATTTGGTACACATTATATCATCAATCTATTTCAACCAAGACAATTTAATGTAAGACGACACGTGGACTAAACCAATCCATAATTGAATGTAGATATATATGGTGGTTTCTCTATAAGTGTAGATTCCTTCCTCATTGCTTCACACTCCACTTCACTTATTAAGTTATTAccaataatataatattacgggttttttctctctttttttgtccaATAATATTAGACAATTCGAGAATTTATTGACAAATGATCCCATTAAAAGCAACTTCATAATCACCAACGCGGTCCACACTATAtctttattatcatcatcaagtaATATtccacaaaattttgattttatgcaAGGAAAGTCATACAACTTTTTTGACGGTGGAACAACACGTTGAAAATGTAAGTCTATTCTAAAGACTAATTCAAATTCAAGTTATCAAAgagccaaaataaaaacaaaagtaaaaaactcAAAGACCACGACGACGACAATGCTTATGCACGTTTTGTCGAAGAGAGAACTTTCTTGAGTTCTTCAAAGACAATGATTTACAATCACGTCAGAAAACTCTCGAGTAATGTTAAATGCAGAAAGATGTAAATGAATGGGTCAACATTGGAATTTTTGGGTAGTTGAGTTTGAAACCAATTTGGACGTTTTggatttcttcttcactaaaTGCAATGCCTTTAATGGTccaacctctctctctcaagccttttaaaaaataatatttttcatgtgtGAAAAATGAAGCCAAAAAAGTTGTtagaaaaaatgtcaaaagaaaatcattaacTTTCAAATTTCAGACGATCGAATCATGAATTACGAGGAACACAAATAAATCGTAAAGTATTGGTTGACTTTAAGTTTAGATAACAAGTTTGGTTGACCAACTAATTTAGACATGACGTTTAGTATACTAACAGAAAACCTTTAAAGTGTTAAATTCCCGTTAGTTATCTATGTTATGGCTAAACGGCATAAGTTTACTGTACACTAAACAACATCGTTTTGTCAATtgaaaagagacaaaatccccaaatcaaAACTCTATTAGCTTTTAGTGAGATTTCAAAATAAGATTACAACTTAATAACGATTACTTGCACTTTTGGGAAAAAGAATTCGGtacaaaatttcagaaaaagtATAGTCCaacctttctctctctcaatctctctgcACTTGCACTTGACAGAGTCACATATGGTTTAGATTTCTCACTAACCAAAAAGACTAGAGGGTGTTCAATCTGAATTTCAGTTCACTTTTACTTCAACTTTagttcatttgtttttttgttaaagttttggatttgggattttttaaactatagttaccatagattaaaaaaaacctGGTATAGTATGAATGGTTTTgtaagattttggttttgattcgAGTTTAATCTTCCGTCAAATATATCACGACATTTATGTCAAAGTGAGTTTATTTATGTCAATGATCTACTAGATAAGATCTCATGTATGGATATAGCATTGCATTTAATAATCTTTATAAAGTAGTTTCACTCTTATCAGTAGGCAAGAGCAGAAACATAGCACATAAGAGttataaaccaaataaataacatatctAGCGCCAATGAGGCTTGAGTTGATAGATCCTAAGCAGAACAGAGCTTTTCCAGAGCCAGATTCTCATCACCACCACTTGATTCAATTGCACTCCTAACTTGAGCGTCTCCAAAACCCATCTCCACAAGTCTCTTGACCTGCGGACAAAACAATCCATCACTGAtctttttattacacaaaCCAAACACTACATTTTACTAAAACCATTAAACCCATTTTCAACAACTTACTTTTTCCTCTAGAGAAGATTTCTTGGCGAAAGTTTCAGTCCAGTAACGAGCTGTTGATACAAACACTTGATAGTTCTTCATGTACTGTAAACATCAGAGGTAACGGATTGCTTCAAAATGACTAAGGAAAAGGGGGAAAAAACCCGAAGATGATTAAGGTGatgtagaagaagaacctGTTCAGCTACAACAGCATCTTGAGGGTCTTTGGGCTCAGGTGCAGAGAGTAAAGCCTGAATTGAAACAAGAGCTGTCTTCAGAGTAAGAGCTGGACTCCACTGGTCTTTCAAGATATCCAAGCATATTGCACCGCTTTGGCTACTAATATTCGGATGCCTTTGATTTTGATCAGATCAATCAACAGAAATAAACTCCTTATTAGCGCACAATGCAGTTTCAAAGATATTGTCATAAATGGTAAAATGTCTATCAAGAGAAAGTTAAAGAGAACCGTAAAACAACTTCAACGAAGATTAAAACTTTTCACCATATATAGAGATCATCAAACAAATACACACTACCAAAACATTCATCCCATGAAATAGTAGTACAAAACACTGATTTAAGCTCCACGATAGATATATAACCAGTTCTTATGTTATGATAAATACTAGGCTTAAGTTGTTTCACATAAACAATCTCGAAAACTACAGATACATAATAAGTTTGCAGTGATGAACATAAGAATCAGAGTCATCATCTTCCTTACCAAACTTTAGTTGAAAACTGCATCTTTGGAGGCTCAAATGGATACCCATCTGCAATCGAAAAACACGCTTAATCATGAGCACAACACAACACGAATCGAAAACAccaataaaccctaaaaatcgGAACTTTCTACACCAATTCACAATCAGTCAAGTGGAACTAGAATACCCACACATGTAATTTCAAAACGCCCTAACcaatcaaagcaaaaacaagtAAAGCCCCTAACTTCAATCAACACCATAATCCCCAAAgtaaaaaagtagaagaattTGGTTAGAACCTGGCATAGTGATATCGATCTGAAATGTACCGCCTTCGTAAGGAGTACCGATTGGACCAGGAATGGTTCCGGTGAGTCGGGTGAGGTTATCGGATTTGGGGCAGACCCGGATACCCGAAGAATCCTGGTTTCTCTCGCAGTCCTGAAGCTCTTTCTGGATTCGACTGAAATCTATCATCTTTTCGAGATCTCCGATTAAAAatctcccaaaccctaaaagaagaaacagattgAAACTTTATTATGTGTATTTGGTGAATCAATTCAGCTTCTTTTCTTGCATCTTAAGACTTAAGGGAGTTATCCAACAGTCACTTCTTCAATATTCAATTAAGgcaaaaattaaagttgaaCCGAAATCAACCAAAGTCTAGGCCCATTATAACGAAGCCCATTTTCAACcctatctatatattttgctttCTCAATATTATTTTCCGTTACGTTGGTTTTAAAGTATGGAGAAGGATTCATGCTCCTAGCTTTAATGCTAGTCTCGTCCGTCCCTGCACGGCTGCATTCAACGGTTTTTTGGAGAAATATGGCTAGTTGGCTACTATGGTCATCTCACCATCAACGTTGTTGGCATACTTACAGATATCCCTCATGGCATCCTTGAAGCACTCTTCTCCACTGGAATCAATGTTTATCACTCCCATGTGTATTAATATCTTATCATCCTCATGCCTTGCTATTTTATATAGTAATGGATGATAAATATACACATTCTCAAGTCTTTTAGTTTCCCAGGTTCCACAGACATCATGTCGCTTATGTCTCTGGTGGATTTCTAATAATCCACCCCCAACTGATATTTTGGGCATATGTGATCCGATTTGGTACACGAAGATCTTATACTAAGGCTTAACGACGGCTCAACGCCGGAATAAACGACCAATTAATTGAGATTTAAAGTCTGTGATGTTGGCGACATGACCACATATACGTCGTATATGTGGCCATGCAATACATAAACTTGAGGTTGCTGAATATCGTTTATGATAGTCGCCATGTGTGACTATGTTTTCTGCCACATTTCGTGTAGCTGGcgctcttttttccttttactaAACAGCCCTAGCTCGGCCACATAATTGGTCTGATTTGGTAATTTCATTTGTCGACCTTAATTAGTTTGTGGCGtttgattaaaaagataaCATGGTACGCTTCAATTCTCCTTGTGAGCTAGCTTATACTAGTTAGTTACTTTCCATACaactaatcatatatattgCTAATGGTTTGTTCTACACTTTCTAATCGAATCGTCTAACACGCGTACCACATGTAAATCGTATAGAGCCAcgtcttagttttttttgtttttggtctttctaatcaatttttataGATGTGTGAACTTGAATCTTGATATGAACAAAGTTGTGAACTTGTGTGATACaatgaaaagttgaaaactgTAAAGACAAACATCAAGGAGCGTAAGGAATACTGAAAGGTGAAAGCTTAAACACTCTCATACGCGCTTGCTTACTCTACACCGTTGACTAATTTTTCACAATATACCTGTTTTACCCCTGAAGCTAAACCCACACACGCCTAAAAGGTAAAGGATAAATATGGTATTTAAATAGAAACcgacaacaaaaagaagatgaccGTTTGATAGATCCGCAAAACTCAGGCGTTTCAAATCATTCAATTTCCAAATTAAATCGCAAatctaaaaaacaatattttctttccACTTCCAACGCTTGAATCCGATTCTCTATCAAAATCTCCACTTGCATTATTCCAAAgcaatttccaaaaaaaaccaCTAATAAGAGAGAGTTCTCTGATTCTTCTCTAGTTGCGTACAACTGtagaaaaaccctaaaacagAGAAGGGTTTTGATGGCGGCGAATCGTGTGGCGATGGAAGAAGATATTACTGAATCTGTGACTTTAATGGTGGAttccgtttcttcttctccgatgaCTCCGAAGACTGTGACGGTTAAGGAAGATGAAACTCATCATCCTTATGCGTTTCATGTTTCCGGTCCGAGAAATGTTGCTTCTCCTAATTGGAGAGATCTCATCAACTCCAGTTGGTAAcggctctgtttttttttcttttcctaatgACATttagtttctaattttggGTTTCTTCGTTGGTCTTTGAGACATAAACTTGATTATCGAGAATGGGCATTGCAGCAAAACCCTGTTTATGTTCTTGGATCTGACAGGATcgaaagattgattttttgtttaggttAATCTGTTGTTTAGTTATATTGTCTTAATTACAGAGATCTATTCCTTTTAGCTTAATCTGTTATTTAGTTATAGTGTCTTAATCTTTCTAGTATGAAATGTTAATTGGTCTTAACAAGTTTTAACCTTTGGGTTGAttttctgatatatatataggaaggATCCTAACTACAAGAGAACAGTAATGGCCTGTTTTATTCAAGCAGCTTACTTGCTTGAACTCGACAGACAAGAGAATCGAAACGAGCAAAACGCTCTCGCACCAAAATGGTGGATTCCATTCAAGTACAAGTTATCACAAACGCTCATTGACGAGAGAGATGGATCAATATTTGGTGCTGTTCTTGAATGGGACAGAGCAGCTGCAATGGCAGATTTGGTTGTCATCAGACCAAGTGGGGCACCAAAAGCAGTACTTGCGCTGCGAGGAACGATACTAAAGAGTCTTACAATGAGACGTGACATAGAAGATGATCTCCGATTTTTAGCTTGGGAGAGCCTTAAAGGTTCTGTGAGGTTTAATGTTGCTCTAGAGGCGTTGCAATCAGTAGCAACGAGATATGGGAGCAGTAATGTCTGTGTAGTGGGGCATTCGTTAGGAGCTGGTTTTGCTTTACAAGTTGGTAAATCCTTGGCTAAAGAAGGGTTATTTGTAGATGCTCATTTGTTCAATCCACCTTCTATATCTGTCGCTATGAGCTTGAGAAACATCAGTGAGAAAGCTGGTGTTGCTTGGAAAAGACTCATGTCAATGCTTCCTCCCAAACACGAGCCTCTGATACAGAATAGTAACGAAGGTCAGGTTTCTCCTAGCAATGTTTCATCAGGGTTCAGGAACTGGGTACCGAGTTTCTACGGGTCGAATCAGAAACCTACTGTGGATTTAAGAAAATGGGTGCCTCATCTATATGTGAACGATAGCGACTATATTTGTTGCCACTACACTGACCAGGATGGAGTAGCAGAGAAGAGGGAAATGAACAACAAAGAGAACAATAGCCCTGTTGTAAACACTAATTTTCAAGCAGCAGCAAAGCTTTTCGTGATGTCGAAAGGGAAACAGAAGTTTCACGAGGCGCACGGGTTAGAACAATGGTGGTCTGATAACCTAGAGCTTCAATCAGCTATTCACAGCAGCAGGTTGATCAGTCAGCAACTCAAGTCATTATACAGTATCAAGTAAAACATCATGATGGTAACAAATCCATCTCCATCGTTCAATAAacacatttgttttctttctttatgtcTAAGAACACTTTTTCATGAAATGTAACAACATAAATGTAAGAAAGATCAGTAGTGACTGATGTGCAACATtttgtagagaaaaaaaatgaagataaatTTTTCTAAGAATCTCGAATCCATAGAGAGGGATGTGTTGTGTCCCTACCATTGAAGCGTTATTAAGAGCAAATGTTATTACAAAAACAGTCGTTAGAGAGGAACCAACGGGAACAGATCCATGTGCAGATTTGAGATTGGTGATTCACTAATTGAATTGTGCCAAAGAACTTAACGGCTGTAACAATCATTTGGGGCcaccaataaacaaaaaaaatgccATGTGCTTTCGACCAACATTATCATCAGACAGAACATACCATCACAATCCAACTCATATTAAGCAACAAAAACAGTTTCATATCGCAGACACTGCACTGTTCCTTGATTAAGATAAAATCAATCAAGCACTTGAGAGAGGATCAGGTTCTTGAAGTTACgaggacaagaaaaaaagttggaaTGATCAAATCAAACTCTGATATGATTAGCTCACCAagcaaattttttaaaaaaagatgattACAAACTCTACAAAGACATTATTCTTGTCTACAGACTAATCAGCAATTACTCTCCCTAACTTCAATCAGCCAAGCTTTATGAACAATCAAATCATCAATCAACATGAAACGAAAAAACAAGAATCGTCGTTCggaaaatatatgattcttcttACATACAGGTTAAAAACGTATCCTGCGCAGTCTCTTATGGCCTTGTAAAGACGCCCCAAATCTTACTCCGGGAAAGATTCTCCGCCAGTTTCTTAGCTCCTTCGGTATCCATATCCACAAGCTTTTGCAAATGCAAGCAAGCACCAGCAGCTACGACTTGTTTCCTGCATTTCTTTGAAGTTACAAGCAGTTCCAACGCCGAGACTGTGTACCGCTTATCCAATTTCTTAATCTTCGGGTCCAAGAGCTGAACTAGACTGACTACACCCTTGTCACTCTTCTTGAAAATCTTTCTGTTACTCGTGCACACCAAAAGCGTCGATAGAGCTTTAGAAgctgcttctttctcttcaatgGCTTTACCATCTAACATATCAATCAATGGAACGATACATCCACTTTCACCCATTTCTTTTCGGCTTTTCGAGCTGAAACCTAGCGAGGAAACAGCTTCCGCAGCTGCAATTCTCACACCGAGAACCCCACAACTCAAAACCGGAACCAAACGAGGGATAAACCCTTCGGATATAACAACTTCTCTCACAATAGGACACAACGCTAAGTTCTTCAGAAGCACAACTCCAACCTCAAGACTCTTAACACTAGAAACAGAATCCCAAAAACTCTTCAAACACTGAATCCCTCCTTCTCTAACAACAGATATCATCAAATCCTCATCACCACTCGTTAAATTAGCCAAACAACCAACAGCATTCTCTTGAGCCAAAGAAGTACCTGAAGAAACCATACTAATAAGCACGAAAATCGCGTTTTCCTCAACGAAATTCTCTTTAGTCTCTCCAAACAAAGCTAAGTTCCTCAACACACCAGCAGCAAAAGCCTGAGAACCAGGACTCCCACCTTGACATATCTCCAACAAAGACGAGATTCCACCTCTACAACCAATAGCTCTCGCGTTCTCCTTAGACAAACTCAAAGCTTGCAAAG includes:
- a CDS encoding ARM repeat superfamily protein (ARM repeat superfamily protein; FUNCTIONS IN: binding; INVOLVED IN: biological_process unknown; LOCATED IN: cellular_component unknown; EXPRESSED IN: 23 plant structures; EXPRESSED DURING: 13 growth stages; CONTAINS InterPro DOMAIN/s: Armadillo-like helical (InterPro:IPR011989), Armadillo (InterPro:IPR000225), Armadillo-type fold (InterPro:IPR016024); BEST Arabidopsis thaliana protein match is: ARM repeat superfamily protein (TAIR:AT2G45720.2); Has 3124 Blast hits to 1989 proteins in 231 species: Archae - 0; Bacteria - 0; Metazoa - 424; Fungi - 362; Plants - 2044; Viruses - 0; Other Eukaryotes - 294 (source: NCBI BLink).), which encodes MTVPNSDDGDRSLTEVITSLIDSIPNLLSFKCKWSSIRAKLADLKTQLSDFSDFAGSSSNKLAVDLLVSVRETLNDAVAVAARCEGPDLAEGKLKTQSEVDSVMARLDRHVKDAEVLIKSGLLIDNGIVVSGFSISSKKEAVRLEARNLVIRLQIGGVESKNSAIDSLIELLQEDDKNVMICVAQGVVPVLVRLLDSCSLVMKEKTVAVISRISMVESSKHVLIAEGLSLLNHLLRVLESGSGFAKEKACVALQALSLSKENARAIGCRGGISSLLEICQGGSPGSQAFAAGVLRNLALFGETKENFVEENAIFVLISMVSSGTSLAQENAVGCLANLTSGDEDLMISVVREGGIQCLKSFWDSVSSVKSLEVGVVLLKNLALCPIVREVVISEGFIPRLVPVLSCGVLGVRIAAAEAVSSLGFSSKSRKEMGESGCIVPLIDMLDGKAIEEKEAASKALSTLLVCTSNRKIFKKSDKGVVSLVQLLDPKIKKLDKRYTVSALELLVTSKKCRKQVVAAGACLHLQKLVDMDTEGAKKLAENLSRSKIWGVFTRP
- the UBC27 gene encoding ubiquitin-conjugating enzyme 27 (ubiquitin-conjugating enzyme 27 (UBC27); FUNCTIONS IN: ubiquitin-protein ligase activity; INVOLVED IN: ubiquitin-dependent protein catabolic process; LOCATED IN: cellular_component unknown; EXPRESSED IN: 24 plant structures; EXPRESSED DURING: 14 growth stages; CONTAINS InterPro DOMAIN/s: Ubiquitin-conjugating enzyme/RWD-like (InterPro:IPR016135), Ubiquitin-associated/translation elongation factor EF1B, N-terminal, eukaryote (InterPro:IPR015940), Ubiquitin-associated/translation elongation factor EF1B, N-terminal (InterPro:IPR000449), Ubiquitin-conjugating enzyme, E2 (InterPro:IPR000608), UBA-like (InterPro:IPR009060); BEST Arabidopsis thaliana protein match is: ubiquitin conjugating enzyme 8 (TAIR:AT5G41700.4); Has 10156 Blast hits to 10152 proteins in 398 species: Archae - 0; Bacteria - 2; Metazoa - 4517; Fungi - 2174; Plants - 1846; Viruses - 24; Other Eukaryotes - 1593 (source: NCBI BLink).), producing the protein MIDFSRIQKELQDCERNQDSSGIRVCPKSDNLTRLTGTIPGPIGTPYEGGTFQIDITMPDGYPFEPPKMQFSTKVWHPNISSQSGAICLDILKDQWSPALTLKTALVSIQALLSAPEPKDPQDAVVAEQYMKNYQVFVSTARYWTETFAKKSSLEEKVKRLVEMGFGDAQVRSAIESSGGDENLALEKLCSA
- the UBC27 gene encoding ubiquitin-conjugating enzyme 27 (ubiquitin-conjugating enzyme 27 (UBC27); CONTAINS InterPro DOMAIN/s: Ubiquitin-conjugating enzyme/RWD-like (InterPro:IPR016135), Ubiquitin-associated/translation elongation factor EF1B, N-terminal, eukaryote (InterPro:IPR015940), Ubiquitin-associated/translation elongation factor EF1B, N-terminal (InterPro:IPR000449), Ubiquitin-conjugating enzyme, E2 (InterPro:IPR000608), UBA-like (InterPro:IPR009060); BEST Arabidopsis thaliana protein match is: ubiquitin conjugating enzyme 8 (TAIR:AT5G41700.4).) is translated as MIDFSRIQKELQDCERNQDSSGIRVCPKSDNLTRLTGTIPGPIGTPYEGGTFQIDITMPDGYPFEPPKMQFSTKVWHPNISSQSGAICLDILKDQWSPALTLKTALVSIQALLSAPEPKDPQDAVVAEQVLLLHHLNHLRYMKNYQVFVSTARYWTETFAKKSSLEEKVKRLVEMGFGDAQVRSAIESSGGDENLALEKLCSA
- a CDS encoding alpha/beta-Hydrolases superfamily protein (alpha/beta-Hydrolases superfamily protein; BEST Arabidopsis thaliana protein match is: alpha/beta-Hydrolases superfamily protein (TAIR:AT2G05260.1); Has 209 Blast hits to 209 proteins in 14 species: Archae - 0; Bacteria - 0; Metazoa - 0; Fungi - 0; Plants - 209; Viruses - 0; Other Eukaryotes - 0 (source: NCBI BLink).); the encoded protein is MAANRVAMEEDITESVTLMVDSVSSSPMTPKTVTVKEDETHHPYAFHVSGPRNVASPNWRDLINSSWKDPNYKRTVMACFIQAAYLLELDRQENRNEQNALAPKWWIPFKYKLSQTLIDERDGSIFGAVLEWDRAAAMADLVVIRPSGAPKAVLALRGTILKSLTMRRDIEDDLRFLAWESLKGSVRFNVALEALQSVATRYGSSNVCVVGHSLGAGFALQVGKSLAKEGLFVDAHLFNPPSISVAMSLRNISEKAGVAWKRLMSMLPPKHEPLIQNSNEGQVSPSNVSSGFRNWVPSFYGSNQKPTVDLRKWVPHLYVNDSDYICCHYTDQDGVAEKREMNNKENNSPVVNTNFQAAAKLFVMSKGKQKFHEAHGLEQWWSDNLELQSAIHSSRLISQQLKSLYSIK